The Longimicrobium sp. sequence GTGCCGCAGCCATTTTTCCGTCCCTCGAGCGACGGCTCACCCGGGACACGGGCGTTCTCAACCGCCATCCCTTCCGCAACCGAATCCTTGTTCACCTCACCCAGGCCGGTCATCGCGATGGTGCACGTCGGCGCGCTGCCGGGGACGCCGGCGAGCCGGGAGACGCTGCGCGAGCTGGAGGCGCGGGCGCGGCTGGAGTGCGCCGTCTACCGCGAGGCGGGGGTGCACGGCGTGGCGCTGGAAAACATGCACGACGTTCCCTACCTGCGCGGCGGCGTGGGCCCGGAGATCACGGCGGCCATGACGGTGCTGGCGCGGGCGGTGAAGGAGGCCGGCGGGTTCCCGTGCGGAATCCAGATCCTGGCCGGCGCGAACCTCGAGGCGATGGCCGTGGCGCACGCCGCGGGGCTCGACTTCGTGCGCGTGGAGGGGTTCGCGTACGCGCACGTGGCCGACGAGGGGATCATCGAGTCGTCCGCGGCGGCGCTGCTGCGCTTCCGCCGGCACATCGGCGCCGAGCGGGTGCAGGTGTGGGCCGACGTGAAGAAGAAGCACGCCTCGCACGCCCTCACCGCCGACGTGGGCATCGGCGAGACGGCCGGGGCGGCGGAGTTCATGCGCGCCGACGCCGTGATCGTCACCGGCTCGGCGACGGGCGAGCGGCCGACGCTGGGGGACATCGACGAGGTCCGCGCGCGCTGCCGCCTGCCGCTCTACCTCGGCTCCGGGATCACGGCGGAGAACCTCGCGGAGTACTATGAGCGCGCGGACGGATTCATCGTCGGCTCGACGTTCAAGGTGGACGGCCGGTGGCACCAGGACGTAGACCCGCGCCGCGTGCAGCGCTTCATGGCGGAACACGCGCGGTGCGGGGGATGAACGCGATCACCGTCACGCAGCGAAAGGGCCCGAGTGCATCCTCGGGCTTTTCGCATCAGGGTGTCCGGCTGAGGATTCGGTCGGCCGGACCAGGTAAAACACGAGCGCGCCGCCGGGATCTCCGGCGGCGCGCTCGTTGTCGTGACGCGGTCGATCAACCCTGGTCCGGCGGCAGCGCGCGGGGATGGGGCGACTGCGCCTGCCAGGACCGCCAGCGCCGCGCGAGGCCGGAGCGCTGGCCGGGGTCGATGCGCGGTTCGGCGTTCTCCGTCAGCTCGATCTCGAGGCCGTTCCACGGCGCGGTGGGATACTCCACGCCGGAGAGCAGCGTCAGCAGCACGTGCGCGGCCACGAAGCGTGAAGCGTCGCCGAGCGCGCCGATGAGGTGCGGGATGGCCTCGGCGCCGGCATCGAGCAATCGCCGGCCCGCATTGCTCGCGACGGTTGGCATGGGGCCGTAGAAGGTCCCGTTCCAGCGGACGTCGGCGTTGTCGAGCCGGCCGACCAGCCGGGAAACGTCGGCAGAACGCCCGGGCTGGGCGGAGCGCTCCTCCGTCATGGCCACCCCCTGCGGATCCGGGGCACTTCGTCGCGCCTCACGTCACTTCCAGGTGATAGAGACGATGTTGTTGCTCTTGAGGGTGGACACCATCGTCTTCACCTGCCCGCCCGTCGTGGTGAAGGTCGTCTCGATCACGCCGTCGACCGTCCCGTCGGCGTTCTGCGTCATCGAGATCACCTTGTCGGCGCCGCGCGTCATGCCGGTGACCTCCGATTCGGCCTTCGAGGCCACGCCGTGGGCCCCCGTGGTGGCCGTCCCGAAGTTCTTCTCGCCCTTCGCCTGCTTCTGGTGCTGCTCCACGATCTCGTGGATCAGCGCGCCCACGCCCACCTTCTCGATGTCGTCGATGTCGAAGTCGCCCGTCGCCCAGCTTCCCACGATGGTCTGCGAGCCGGCGCTGACGGTCATGACCACGTCCTTGGAATCGGAGGTCACCGTCCACAGCCGGTCGGCCAGCGCCTTCACCTGCGGGTCGGGCCCCTTGATCGACGAGGTGTGGGCGGCTCGGATCGGCGCCATCGTGACCTCGCCGGTCTTGGCATCGATCGACACGTGGTAGAAGCTGCCCAGGTTCGCGTTCAGCAGGGCGACGGCGCGGGCCGTGTGATCCGGCTTTCCGGTGAACTTGAGCTTGGGCTGGAGCGCCGGGCCGGCGTGCGACTGCTGGACGACGTGCGCCAGCTCGTGCGCCATCAGCCGGTCTCCCGCCCCGCCGCGCGGCTGGCGCATCCCCGCGCCGAAGAAGATGTCGCGGCCGAAGGTGAAGGCCTCGGCGCCCATCGCGTCGGCCATCCGCGCGGCGCGCGCGTCGTCGTGGATGCGCACCCGGCTGAAGTCGTGCCCGAAGCGCGTCTCGTAGAACGCGCGCTCGTCGGGCGACAGCGTCCCCCTCCCCTGCTCGCCGGTCCCGCCGCCGCGGTCGGCCGCACCCGTCACCTGCGCCGCGGCGAGGTCGGCGTCCTGCTCGGACCGGTCTCCCGGCGCGCCGAACGACGGCCCGCGGGAGCGCCGGGAGAGCACGTCGAGGGGGATCGTGGCCGCGTCGCCGTGCTGCGCCAGGTGCGGCTTCCGTTCGTGCGTGCGCATCGCCATCTCCTTGCCGCGTAAACAGATGGGCTACGCGCCGGCCCATCCTCTCCCTCGACGATAGGGCACCGGACCAACGGCAGCAAGAGCGCTCGCCGGAGGGATCGCACCGCGGGCAGCTACGCATGTTTGGTTGCGTGCAGGATGGGAGCAGTTGCTTTATCCGACGACGGCACGCCGGTGACGTTCGGCCCGGCACCGTCTCATCGTTCGCACGGCGATGCACACCTTCGCGCAGAGACAGAGCCCGGTCCGGACGGCCGACGCCGCCGAGCCGGCGAAGCAGGCGCCGGCGAAGCGGCGGGACGAGTCGCGCGCCGACGAGGCCGGGGGCGCGCGCACGCTGCAGCGCTCGGCCGCGGGCGGCGGCGCGCCGGGCGAGGTGCCGCCGGCCGTGCACGACGTCCTCCGCTCGCCGGGGCGGCCGCTGGACGCGGAGACGCGGGCGTTCTTCGAGCCGCGCTTCGGTTTCGACTTCAGCCGCGTGCGCATCCACGCCGACGGCCCGGCGGCCGAGTCGGCGCGCGCCGTCCGCGCCCGGGCCTTCACCGTCGGCCGCGACGTGGTGATGGGCCGGGATTCGCCCCCGCCGCGGACCCCGGCCGGCCGCCGCCTCCTCGCGCACGAGCTGGCGCACGCGGTTCAGCAGGAGTCGTCATCCCCACGCTCGGGAGGAGGACTGACGATCGCCGCGCCCGGGGACGCGCACGAGCGGGAGGCGGATCGCGCGGAGGCGGCCGTCGACCGCGGGATCCCCATCCCCCGCCTGACGCGCATCACCTCCCCCGCCCTCCTCGCGCGCAAGCCGCCCCAGGAGACGGGGCCCGCCAGCGTGGAGGCCGGCGAGCCCACCGCCGCCGAGCGGCGCGAGCTGGTGGAGCTGGCGGCGCGCCAGCTGGCCGGCACCGCGGAGCGCGTCGAGCTCAGGCGCACCCAGGCCGCCGAGGCGCGCGACAAGGCGAACGGGCCCGCGCCCGGGGCCCGCGCCTTCCACGAGAAGCTGAACATGGAGTGGCTGGGGCCGCTGCTGCTGAGCGTGATCGCCACCTTCGAATCGCAGCGCAGCGAGCTTCCCGGGATCAACTTCCCCGACGAGGCGCCGGAGCAGACGAAGCTGGGCGACGGCTACGCGAAGGCGATGGACCAGATCGGCCAGGCGCTGGAGGAGATCCGGATCAACGCGGCCGGGCTGGCGCCGGCGGACCAGAAGCAGGAAGAGGCGGCGTGGGCGCGCAGCCACATGCGCTGGCTGGCCGCGAACCCCGCGGCGCCGCTGGGCGCGGGGATCCGCGAGACCTTCACGCAGAGCGAGCTGGACCTGTCCGCGAAGCACAACCAGGAGGTGACGAAGCAGGCCGCCAATCTCGTCGCCAACCTCCACCTGTACGACCTGTCCGGGAAGGGCGCGCAGCGGCTGCGCGACGCGCTCTACGACTCCACCTACCGGCTGGAGAAGGACGCCACCACGCCCGTGGTGCACGTCAGGCCCGACACCGCGCTGATGGCCACCATCCAGCCGGTGCTCGACCAGCTCGACGCCATCCAGTGGGCGCTGGACCAGGCGGTGGACCGGCTGACGCGCGCGGAGAAGAAGACGCGGGCCTTCGCCGCCGACCCGGTGGCCAACAAGACGGACGGCGACACGCTGCAGGCGCACTTCCGCACGCGCGACGCGGGCTACGCCACGCTGCTGGCCGACCGGCTGGCTCGGCTGGCGCGCGAGCTGGGCGGCCAGGGCTCGCTGACCGTGCACGCGCGCGACCCCAACGACCCGCAGTGCGGCGTCGGCTCGGTCGGCTCGGGGTTCTCGCGCACGGTGGCGCACGCCGACGCCAACGAGTTCCACTTCTGCACCGGCGTCACCGTAGGCGACGACGAGATCGTGAGCACCGTCATCCACGAGACGGTGCACGCCGTGATCCCCCAGCTGGGCGCGAAGTCCGCGGTGAAGACGTCGGCCGACACGCCGGGCGACCGGGCGTACTCGTTCGAGCGCGTCTACTGGCGGCTGAGCACCGAGGAGGCGCTGGACAACGCCGAGTCGTACGCCTTCTACGTCGATGCGCTGCTGGGCGTGGCGGTCACCCGCCCCGACGCGCCGACCGACGAGATCAAGGGGTGCACCGACGAGGAGACCGTCAAGGACGCGATCGCGCGCGCCACCTACCGCATCCGGCTGGGCGCGATGTGGGCCGACCAGAGTTTCGCCACGCCGGTGCCGTCGGGGATCGTCGACATCGTGCGTTTCGCCTTCCCCCAGGCGGACGCGACCAAGGCGGGGGAGATCCTGACGCACATGATGAATCTGGCCGCGCGGCTCGAGTACTACCTGCCGGTGGTCTGCACCAAGGCCACCGACGCGGAGGCGAAGGCGGGCGCGCTGACGTACGGCGCGAAGCTCCGCGCGACGGCCACGGGGGTGGCGGCGACGAGCAAGACGTATCCGGCGGGGACGATCCGCATCTGCCCCGAGTGGTTCAAGGCCGGCGACGCGGTGCGCGAGGACACGCTCACCGCCATCCTGGCCCTGCGCTACCGCGACACGGTCCCCCAGGCGGACCTGATGGGGATCGTCACGCTGGCGCGCCACATCCAGGAGGAGGTGCACCCCTCGGTGGCCACGCGCACCCTCCAGCAGCACCAGGCCGCCGACGCCCCGCCGCCTTAAGAACGGACAACAGAAGGGGGCTCACGCAGGGTTAGCAGAGTGAGCAGTCAACAAACTGCTTACTCTGCTAACTCTGGGTGAGACTTGCTGTTTCCGTATCCGCCAAACGAAAGAGCCCGGGCGTTCGCCCGGGCTCTTTCCCCACATCTCCCCCAAAGCCGTCTCACTCCGGCTTGCGGCCGACGACGACGTTCACGGTGAAGAGGGGCGACGTCACCATCATCGCGGCCAGCTTCAGGTACCGGCGGAACTTGAGGTAGTAGTCGGTGCCCACCGCCTCCTCGATCTCCGCGCGGTGCTCGTGCATGTTCCCCTGCCAGCGCGCCAGCGTCTTCGCGTACTGCCAGCGCGGGATCGTCACCACCTCCTCCACGTCGAAGCCGGCGTCGTCCATCATCGCCAACTCCTGCGCCAGCGTGCGGTAGTTGCCGGTGAAGCCGTAGATCTCGTTGATCGGCAGCGTGGCGCGGTTGATCACCGCGTGCGCGGCGTTGGTGAAGTGCAGCTCCTTGTTCACCATTCGCCCGCCGGGGCGCAGCAGCGACAGCGACTTGCCGAAGAAGCCGCCCAGGTCGTTGAAGTGGACGATCACCTCGTCGGTGTAGATGGCGTCGAACGGCTCGTCGTCCTGGTAGTCGTGCCAGTGGCTCTCCACGATCCGCGCGTCCACGCCGTGCCGGGCGATGCGTGCCTCGGCGAACGCCTTCTGCTTGGGCGACAGGGTGAGCCCCACCCCGCGCGCGCCGTAGCGCTTGCAGAGGTAGGTCAGCGGCCCGCCCCACCCGCACCCCACGTCGAGGATGCGCGCGCCCGGCTTGAGGTCCATGCAGCGCGCCATCAGGTCGAGCTTGGCCTCCTGCGACTCGGTGTCGTTCGTGGCCGAGTCCCACAGGTTGCACGAGTACACGTTCCACTCGCCGCCGGTGATGCGCTGGAAGAACACCGGCGGCTGCTCGTAGTGCTGGTTGGTCCGCTCGCGGTCTTCGTCGACCGTGAACGACTGGTACATCTCCTGGTCGGGCGCGGGCTTCCAGCCGGGCTTGCGGGTGTGCTCGAGGGTGTGGGGCGACATGGATCTCGTCGTCGGGGATGGGGATGGGATCGCACCCGGCGCGCGGGTGGCTGCACGGAAATCGGCTGATCCGGTCCGGATCGGGAACACCGGACCTGCGCGATCGGGATCGTGGCGATGCAAATCGTGGCGGACGGAGCCCGCGCGTGTGCGGGAGATCTGTTCACTGAGAATAGTCGCTCCGGGCCGTGCGATCAACGCCCGCGTGCACCCGGGCGGAATTTCCCGCCGGATCGCGGCTCCGGACGCGGATGCGATCTCCCGCGCGGCGCTTGACCCCGCGCACTCGTCGCGTCACCTTGCGCCGGTGCCATCCCCGCGCACGCATGTTTCCCCACCCCGACGCGACCGATCTCCATGACGTCCACCGCTTCGCCCCCGGCCGCCGACGCTTCCGTGCGCGTGCGCGAGATCCCGCAGGGCGAGTCCCTGAAGGCGTTCATGGAGCTCTCCTGGACCATCAACGCCGCCGACCCCAACTGGGTGCCGCCGCTGCGCGGCGAGCTGAAGACGCTGCTGGACCGCGGCAAGCACCCGTTCCACAAGCACGCCGACGTCGCCTACTACATCGCCGAGCGCGGCGGCCGGCCGGTGGGGCGCGTCGCGGCGGTGGTCAACCGGCTCTACAACGAGTTCCACGGCGACCGCGTGGGCTTCTTCGGATTGTTCGAGTGCGTGGACGACGAGGCGGTCGCCCGCGCGCTGCTCGACGCGGCCGCGCGGTGGCTGCAGGGGCGCGGGATGGACACCATGCGCGGGCCGATGAACCTCTCCACCAACGAGGAGCTGTGCTCGCCCGGCGTGCTGGTGGACGGGTTCGACACGCCGCCCAAGGTGCTGATGGGCCACAATCCCCCCTGGTACGGGCGGCTGATGGACGCGGCGGGGATGGAGAAGAGCAAGGACCTGCTCGCGTACTTCGCGCCCACGCCGGACCTCCCCGAGCGCACGGAAAAGCTGTTCGAGAAGATCGTGCAGCGCGAGAAGGCCGTGATCCGCCCGCTGGAGATGCGCCGGCTGCGCGAGGAGGTGGAGAAGATCAAGGAGATCTACAACGCGGCGTGGCAGCGCAACTGGGGCTTCGTGCCGCTGACCGACGACGAGTTCGAGCACATGGTGAAGTCGCTGAAGCCGATCGTGGACCCCGACCTCTGCTTCATCGCGGAGAAGGACGGCGAGCCGATCGGCTTCTCGCTGGCGCTGCCGGACTTCAACCAGGTGCTGCGGAAGATCCGCAGCGGGCGGCTCCTTCCCTTCGGCATCTTCCGCATCCTCTGGGAGCGGCGAAAGATCCACACGCT is a genomic window containing:
- a CDS encoding BtpA/SgcQ family protein: MPQPFFRPSSDGSPGTRAFSTAIPSATESLFTSPRPVIAMVHVGALPGTPASRETLRELEARARLECAVYREAGVHGVALENMHDVPYLRGGVGPEITAAMTVLARAVKEAGGFPCGIQILAGANLEAMAVAHAAGLDFVRVEGFAYAHVADEGIIESSAAALLRFRRHIGAERVQVWADVKKKHASHALTADVGIGETAGAAEFMRADAVIVTGSATGERPTLGDIDEVRARCRLPLYLGSGITAENLAEYYERADGFIVGSTFKVDGRWHQDVDPRRVQRFMAEHARCGG
- a CDS encoding DUF4157 domain-containing protein; protein product: MRTHERKPHLAQHGDAATIPLDVLSRRSRGPSFGAPGDRSEQDADLAAAQVTGAADRGGGTGEQGRGTLSPDERAFYETRFGHDFSRVRIHDDARAARMADAMGAEAFTFGRDIFFGAGMRQPRGGAGDRLMAHELAHVVQQSHAGPALQPKLKFTGKPDHTARAVALLNANLGSFYHVSIDAKTGEVTMAPIRAAHTSSIKGPDPQVKALADRLWTVTSDSKDVVMTVSAGSQTIVGSWATGDFDIDDIEKVGVGALIHEIVEQHQKQAKGEKNFGTATTGAHGVASKAESEVTGMTRGADKVISMTQNADGTVDGVIETTFTTTGGQVKTMVSTLKSNNIVSITWK
- a CDS encoding DUF4157 domain-containing protein, encoding MHTFAQRQSPVRTADAAEPAKQAPAKRRDESRADEAGGARTLQRSAAGGGAPGEVPPAVHDVLRSPGRPLDAETRAFFEPRFGFDFSRVRIHADGPAAESARAVRARAFTVGRDVVMGRDSPPPRTPAGRRLLAHELAHAVQQESSSPRSGGGLTIAAPGDAHEREADRAEAAVDRGIPIPRLTRITSPALLARKPPQETGPASVEAGEPTAAERRELVELAARQLAGTAERVELRRTQAAEARDKANGPAPGARAFHEKLNMEWLGPLLLSVIATFESQRSELPGINFPDEAPEQTKLGDGYAKAMDQIGQALEEIRINAAGLAPADQKQEEAAWARSHMRWLAANPAAPLGAGIRETFTQSELDLSAKHNQEVTKQAANLVANLHLYDLSGKGAQRLRDALYDSTYRLEKDATTPVVHVRPDTALMATIQPVLDQLDAIQWALDQAVDRLTRAEKKTRAFAADPVANKTDGDTLQAHFRTRDAGYATLLADRLARLARELGGQGSLTVHARDPNDPQCGVGSVGSGFSRTVAHADANEFHFCTGVTVGDDEIVSTVIHETVHAVIPQLGAKSAVKTSADTPGDRAYSFERVYWRLSTEEALDNAESYAFYVDALLGVAVTRPDAPTDEIKGCTDEETVKDAIARATYRIRLGAMWADQSFATPVPSGIVDIVRFAFPQADATKAGEILTHMMNLAARLEYYLPVVCTKATDAEAKAGALTYGAKLRATATGVAATSKTYPAGTIRICPEWFKAGDAVREDTLTAILALRYRDTVPQADLMGIVTLARHIQEEVHPSVATRTLQQHQAADAPPP
- a CDS encoding class I SAM-dependent methyltransferase produces the protein MSPHTLEHTRKPGWKPAPDQEMYQSFTVDEDRERTNQHYEQPPVFFQRITGGEWNVYSCNLWDSATNDTESQEAKLDLMARCMDLKPGARILDVGCGWGGPLTYLCKRYGARGVGLTLSPKQKAFAEARIARHGVDARIVESHWHDYQDDEPFDAIYTDEVIVHFNDLGGFFGKSLSLLRPGGRMVNKELHFTNAAHAVINRATLPINEIYGFTGNYRTLAQELAMMDDAGFDVEEVVTIPRWQYAKTLARWQGNMHEHRAEIEEAVGTDYYLKFRRYLKLAAMMVTSPLFTVNVVVGRKPE
- a CDS encoding GNAT family N-acetyltransferase, yielding MTSTASPPAADASVRVREIPQGESLKAFMELSWTINAADPNWVPPLRGELKTLLDRGKHPFHKHADVAYYIAERGGRPVGRVAAVVNRLYNEFHGDRVGFFGLFECVDDEAVARALLDAAARWLQGRGMDTMRGPMNLSTNEELCSPGVLVDGFDTPPKVLMGHNPPWYGRLMDAAGMEKSKDLLAYFAPTPDLPERTEKLFEKIVQREKAVIRPLEMRRLREEVEKIKEIYNAAWQRNWGFVPLTDDEFEHMVKSLKPIVDPDLCFIAEKDGEPIGFSLALPDFNQVLRKIRSGRLLPFGIFRILWERRKIHTLRHITLGFKPEYQHAGLGAAFYLRTFRTGAAKGYREAEGSWILEDNTEMRGALEKMGVAVYKTYRVYDRALAPAS